The stretch of DNA TTTTCTTTTTTTTCAAATAATTGTGCACCTCATGTGCATTGCGATTCAGATATACAAAAAATAAATGATTATTCTCGTCTTAATCAAACCAAAATAGATCAATTGGTTATGCCAGAGAGTTATGCAGAATTACAAACTATTATACAGTATGCTCAAGCACATAATCTTAAAGTTTCGATTGCCGGAAGTCGTCATAGTCAAGGTGGGCATGCATTTTTTACTCAGGCCATTGTTATTGATTCCCAGATTCAACTCTGAAGTGCATAATTTAAGATAATAAAAAAGGCCAAGTGA from Candidatus Dependentiae bacterium encodes:
- a CDS encoding FAD-binding protein, with protein sequence MSLKNILLTLIIFSFFSNNCAPHVHCDSDIQKINDYSRLNQTKIDQLVMPESYAELQTIIQYAQAHNLKVSIAGSRHSQGGHAFFTQAIVIDSQIQL